One window from the genome of Maylandia zebra isolate NMK-2024a linkage group LG18, Mzebra_GT3a, whole genome shotgun sequence encodes:
- the LOC143413561 gene encoding uncharacterized protein LOC143413561 — MEYPLCQTALLNTLHVTGCLSWEAGFRNPRCGTKVVMEETYTSYIWKSPAMESWWNTPMHATSRALKALLLGPRRTGKSSTGNTLLGRGWVFDTRGGGASAAAGAVTAGRHLTVVDAQGWGTSEDFVPKEEKIELLRALSLCGTEGPHVVLLVIPLMDFTESERKAVERRMEIFTSAVWRHTMVLFTFGDLLKEKGCSVQEHIQTGGPALKWLMEKCHYRYHVLDNKAAVNCTQGGLKQEVNRSGRRQEWTWLKKTDKEARGVSTGGELDRRREGEQQQVRELLSKVEDMLEENGGWHFSFHMYQRLEEEWKRREQQLRALLEAQTEVGSARRKQKTAETKAEVEPEQQQSLEAEEQEQSRKKELENKEGCVQREINTGEEREEGVEVELMRLSSEEERWDTSSESGREKEEEEEREKMRGQLDEENTEVKTGTVTSCWPSGGPRLVLKPIRRLA; from the exons ATGGAGTATCCGCTCTGCCAGACTGCACTGCTCAACACTCTTCATGTTACAGGCTGTTTATCCTGGGAAGCTGGATTCAGGAATCCCCGCTGTGGTACCAAAGTTGTTATGGAGGAAACTTATACTAGCTACATCTGGAAATCACCCGCAATGGAGAGCTGGTGGAACACACCTATGCATGCAA CATCACGCGCACTCAAAGCTTTGCTGCTTGGTCCCAGGAGGACAGGGAAGAGCTCCACGGGTAACACCCTGTTGGGTCGAGGGTGGGTTTTTGACACGAGAGGAGGAGGGGCCAGTGCAGCAGCTGGTGCTGTCACTGCTGGACGCCATTTGACCGTGGTGGATGCACAGGGCTGGGGAACATCTGAGGACTTTGTTCCCAAAGAGGAGAAAATTGAACTCCTGAGAGCATTATCGCTGTGTGGAACTGAGGGGCCTCATGTGGTTCTGTTAGTGATTCCTCTTATGGACTTTACCGAGTCTGAGAGGAAAGCAGTAGAGAGAAGGATGGAAATCTTCACCTCTGCTGTCTGGAGACACACAATGGTGTTGTTCACTTTTGGAGACTTGCTAAAAGAAAAAGGCTGCAGCGTACAGGAGCACATCCAAACAGGTGGCCCTGCTCTGAAGTGGCTGATGGAGAAATGTCACTATCGATACCATGTGCTGGATAACAAGGCAGCTGTTAATTGCACGCAGGGGGGACTAAAGCAGGAGGTGAACAGAAGTGGAAGGAGACAGGAATGGACTTGGCTGAAGAAAACTGACAAAGAAGCACGAGGGGTGAGCACCGGAGGCGAGCTGGATAGGAGACGAGAAGGAGAGCAGCAGCAAGTGAGAGAGCTGCTGAGCAAAGTGGAGGATATGCTGGAGGAGAACGGGGGGTGGCACTTCTCCTTTCACATGTACCAAAGGCTGGAGGAGGAATGGAAACGCAGAGAGCAGCAGCTGAGAGCTTTGCTCGAGGCACAGACAGAAGTGGGAAGTGCgaggagaaaacaaaagacGGCAGAGACAAAGGCAGAAGTGGAGCCAGAACAACAGCAGAGTTTGGAGGCTGAAGAGCAGGAACAAAGCCGAAAGAAAGAGCTAGAGAACAAGGAGGGATGTGTGCAGAGGGAGATAAACACAGGGGAAGAGCGAGAAGAGGGAGTCGAGGTGGAGCTGATGAGACTGAGCAGTGAGGAGGAGAGGTGGGATACGAGCTCGGAGAGCGGgagggagaaagaagaagaggaggagagagaaaagatgAGGGGGCAGCTGGATGAGGAGAACACTGAGGTAAAGACTGGAACAGTGACTTCATGTTGGCCCAGTGGGGGTCCAAGGTTAGTTTTAAAGCCAATCAGGAGGCTGGCCTAA